The nucleotide window aaaatgctaacttgtgcatctagcaaagtgagcaaaattttcaagaagcaagagttgccttcttgaacatctctaatttgctagcttgcatgatgtagaacttgctatcttgaacattaccaaaagtgctatcttatatgctataaaacttgcatatctaaaacttgatagcatgaatgttctaagcatgatgtaacacttgctaaatcttctagctccaagattgcatgatgataaaacttgatattatgattttcatacaatgagttgaaccaatatcacacacaaacgattgattgtgatacttctcctttttgttgatgacaaagggggagaagtatgttgatgaaagtatgtcgatgacatgacatgtgatgcataagtttatgcatatgttcatgttgacgtgttgcaagtattcatgatgaatattgcaatgacttgaattcagtttgaattcaaggttctatcaatatggcatattgatagggggagtttgtttaaactccgggagttaagtttaactccgtcatcaagtggttgtcatcatcaaaaagggggagattgttgaaatctcgtattttgaggataaaactacttgatatatgtttatgatttaatctgcgttttgagtgacgcaggatgcttcgatcaggatgagacaattaaagcaggaaaatcatgttgtgccgaaggaacatgtcagaagattggacgtcgggccggtggatcggtcgatgtatcgacagaaggcttcgggccgtggactcgggcatcggaccaagaagagcgggtattgtgccaaggatatcggagttgcggagtcaattggccgattgggcaataggctgcaggagaggacgatgcgccgaagaatcggacgaagcgtcgagagaccaatgacatgccggacaacttgggtaaattgcttaggattaattgtctcgatcgaagttttgttttgttgtgcaggattaactatgataacgatgaagacataaagcgaaacaaagtgttggagtcaagcgcgaaggatttgttgcgagttcgagagttcgacggaagtccgaaggttcgtcgggaatgctaccggaactagccgagaatgagttgggagcttgccgaagggtttttcggaagctcgccggaaggttagttggaagttcgcggagctcgccgagaaagatcggagcttgccgaagaagctcgttggaactcgctaagatcaaatcgtgaagtctatgagcttgccgggagtccgcagaatggtttccgagagttcatcggaagaccgtcggaagtttgccggaagctcgccagaagaagtcttgacttgcggactttgtaatagcttagaaaatgtctttaaattcatagttagcacgttaattagggttaggattaagtgttaatcctataacccaagtaggggccaattaggcccaagttcggactggtttggaccaagtttggagccaaaccaagtgagctgaaatagtgaaagaggtgcaaccgcccaggcagggaggtagcaccgcccaggctatgtctcccagcgagactgggcggtgcaaccgccccagccaagaggtgcaaccgcccagagctcaagtttcgagccctgccaggcggtgcaacctctccagtcaggcggtgcaaccgtgcaaccgcctctgacagaggtggcaccgcccagaggctcagtcttcgagctctgccaggcggtgcaacctctccagtcagaggtgcaaccgcctgatcccggaattccgggatttgatggttttgagctccaaatttgaactgggttggggcctataaataccccacccatttagcacagaaagagcaagagacctacaccgaaatcttgattctttctgtgattctaagagctcaaaattattgtaaagcctttaagtctcctccttctgttctttaagcttttgaattgtaaagtgaggagagaaaggttctgtaagggttgtctcctgagcccatcaaaaggagtgaaactgtaaaagggcagttggccttcgcctattgaaggaaggcccctagttgacgtcggtgacctcgccggtggaggaagccaaaagtggagtaggtcaagaccgaccgaaccactctaaatctctggtttgcgtttattttgagcactttatcattactgcaaacctcctacatagctactgctctctgtgcttttacgaacaagtttctaagctctaatctttccgaatctggattcagacgtcaataggtgtttccgtacgatctttacattgcagcttacatttacgtcttgaatctgtttataattgcgaactgtcttctgcgcttttacgaacgagtttccttgcagtttacatttacattttgattctattttcaactgcaaactgtcttctgtaattttacgaacgagtttcaacatttagacgtaaaactgcacttagacgtaaatcggctttcctcgcacaatcatcagatttcagtttacgtttacgtcttgatttcaactgcatactgccttctgcgagtatacaaacgagtttcaaagttcagacgtaaatctgcgttcagacgtaaatctgcgtttagacgtaaatctgcgtttagacgtaaatctgctttctgcatattactttttgagctgtacaatagcagcacattgtctttatacttctacttaaactgcgcttagacgcaaactgtgtttagacgcaaactgcgcttagacgcaaactgcgcatagacacaatctgcgcttagacgcaaactgcgcttagacgcaatctgcgcttagacgcaaactacgcttagacgcaaactgcacatagacgcaatctgcgcttagacgcaaactgcgcttagacgcaatctgagtttagacgcaatctgcatttagacgcaaactgcgtttagacgctaactgtgtttaaacgtaaactgcacttaataataagtaaacttagaatcggcttttgcatagtgtttatcgaacgaacgcagctttcgtttttaatcgctgaaagatttccgctgcactaattcaccccccctcttagtgctctcgatcctaacaaaatgttTTCTTTTCCTATCATTTGTCTTCCTCTCAAATTGTACTTATTAATGAGAATGTTACGTAGAGACCCGATAATTTATGCCAAATTAATAAGACAATCAGATATAGTCAAAATCCCAAACCTTAGCATAACTTAAGAATCACTCCTAGGTTAAGCCTTAGGTTAGCGGTGAAGATGTTAGAAGCCAAACTAAGTTTTCATGTCCCCTTTTGCAATAGAAGATTGAGGAGAGCTCACCTAGACATccaaattaaattttttaaatatttttaaggaGTAATGAAAGAAAGAATCTAGTAAGTATAACATGGGTAGACTACTTGTTATAGTTAAGGGTCAACTagggaaaatatttttcaaatatttcatGATTCAAAGAATATTTTCTATTATGGTTTCTAATGACGTAATGAATGCATGTATTTTTCTAGCCAAACCAATACTCCTAATTGGGGCCAAATGTTTCTTTTCTATCATTTGTCTTCTTCTCAAATTGTACTTTTCTTATTTTAGATATAGATCTTGTACTTTTCTTATTTTAGATATAGATCTTGATTACCATTGAGAGCCATTTCGAAAAGGACACATCAAGCACTTTAGATTGTTATGCTCATTATGTGTTTTTCCATGTTTTGTCTTAAGGAAATACGTATGAGATATTTTAGGACGCTTTGCTTGAAAAAGGATACTTTTAAATGTTTCGTTGGAGAAAGATATATTTGGATGTTTTAGAATGCTCTATCCAATAAAAACGATCGAGCACTTTAGGATGCTCCATCGGAGAAGGGCAAATAATCCGATATAATTTAGAGAGGGAGACGAATCTCGCGGTTCAAAGTTGAAGAGTCTTCAAATCAGCAACCTATAACTTGAAGACTGTGCCTGACAATGTAACACTTTTGACAGGGATCCACATTCTCTAGAACTAATCACACCTGTCAATCACACGGGAGCATAGTCGCCAAGCATCTTTTGGTGGGACAGAGAAGGAGAGATCCACGGTCCTTCCAGAAGCTATTATGCCCCTTTATACTGTTCAAATCTCAGACATATACAACCACATTATCATGGTTCAGCTCGTCTTAGCATTAACATAGGCAAAAAATAAGCTATGTGGTGATTGATCATCGATTACTGCCAATCACCTGTCTTTGATTCTTCAGTTGGGTAAGCAAACGCAGAGAGATAGAACCGAATAAATTGAGAAATCACCACAGTCTGGTCACTGAAACAATTATCTTGAAAGACATCATCAAGTGCAAGTATTATGTTCATAAGTAATACCAGACGCAAAAAGGTCCATCCAAACTTTTCCATCTGAAAGGGAACACATCAAACACATCCGTCCCCGACGCTTGGCCTTCTATCTCATTTGCACGATCCCCGCACTAACAAGCTTTTGAATCTTGTGCATTACCTGGGGGTTCTTGAGGTGCTCCTGTGCAGCCTTGGGGTTCTCTTGGAAGTCGATCAACACCTGGAAAGACATACGATCATCGTGTACAGGACACTCGCAGAGAATTTGTAACCAAAGGTCGCAAAATTTGCAGAAATCTAAGAAGTCATAGAAGATAGCAAAAATATAAATTGGACAATACAAGAATGTTAACTGAATAATACCTGTCGCATTACAGGATCTGTTAGAATATTTTGTATTTCTGGGTCCTGCATGGCCTTTGCCTGCAAAACAAACAACAAAGTGAACAATATATTCCAAAAGTGAATATCCAAGAGTAACGAACATGAAGATGATGGTATGCTAACCTGTCTCTCTTTTAACTCCTCTGGACTAATGTCCCCTCTGTTTGTCTTATTGATCTGTTCAATGCAACTGCATCCAGTGAAATAGAACATATTTATTATATCAAGCAACTCCAAGGGGCCAGTTGTCTATATTAAAGCTTTCTCATTTTAGTTACCTCCTGACACCATCCATTAACTCCTGATTGTTTGGGTCGTGTTTCAAGCCCTCCTGATATGTTTCTAATGCCTTGTCATATTCTTTCATGAAAAATTGGACCGCACCTTTCCTTGTGTATCCTTTGGAAAAGGACGGATCCAGGTCGATGCACTTCTCtgcatcctttagaccttcgggcaAAGCACCCAGCTTTGTGTAGCATGCAGCTCTATTGCTGTATACCTTTGGAAGTACCATATTTCAAATGTCAATCAGAATaacatatattaaaaataaacaaGAATTTTTTTCAAAATCCAATAAATTGATGCAAACTCCATCGGCCGGACAAATTGATGCAAACAGAAACAAAGAATTGCAGTCTTCATGAAGCCAGCTTAGTAGGCAATAAGTGAGACCCATGGTAGAATAACTTTGGAGAGGATACTTCACTTAAATTAAGTAGAGAAATCATGCTTTGCAAGCTACTTGACATGGTTAACATAACATGGGAGACGAACATTAAATAATGCCATGTTAAGATACAATAGCTGCTGCTATTTTCACTGGATGATAGAGATATGTCAAATGCCTAAAAGAAAAAGGCATATCAGCATTTCTAACTTCGAACTACTATGCAAGTTTATTATTTTCTATGCCCATCGTCAAGCAAACAATGTGAGTAGGAAAAAGTACCTTTGGATCCTTTGGGTTCCTCTTTAGAGCTTCAGTATAATGTTGTACTGCTTCTGGATACTTTTGCTGCTTGAAAAGCTCATTGCCTGCATAGACATTTAACCATGTAACTGTCATTTTTGGAAAATAAATGTCACCAATGATTTTTATATGTAAAAGATAAACTGAAAACATCTGCATCATTCCTAATGCCACACAGGTAACGAGTAACTTCATTAGAATATATGCCATGTCACAATAGCCATGGGTTGGGTAATGTTACTTGAAGCTGGAAAACAAAGCCACTGAAAGATATGGAAAGACTCTTTATGGACACAAAAGAGTGAAAGTGGAGAAGGAAATTCAACAAATATATGGCAGATTTTCAAAGAAACACACTAACACAGACAAAAACTGCATCTTTTCATAACAGAAAACAAATGTAAATTTAGATATCCTAAAAGTTCTAATGTAACTATTTCTTACTTTGTTTAGACAGGCAATTCTATTAATGGATAAAGATAGGTTATTTGTGATTCTGTAACTCCATGTTGACTTTGTTACACCAAAGTATGTTACTTATGACTAGGTAAGGATGACTGATCATTTTCAGTTCAGATGTAAATAAATTGACAAGTATTAGAACATTTCCAATAACTATAAGGCAACTATCCAATGATCAGTCAAGGAATTCAAAGATGTGTCATAGATAACCAACAATACATATAAGAGATTTCAGATAGATTCAAATGGATGAAAGAATGATGAAGTTGCCCTCTAAATCATTCTTCAAGAACTCCGAGACCATCACAAATTCAATACTTGATCAAGGCAACAAAGTAATATGGTCaagtatataaatataaacaaaaaacataCCAAGGTAAGACAACTTAGCATGTTTCTGTGTAAATAGTTTATACTTAATACCAACAAAATAATCACACTATCAAGAAGCAAGAATGCACCATAAGTAAACCTCAGAAGATGTATTTCTCAGAGAACCTATTAAAAGGGCTAATCATAAAAAAAGTAAAGAATGGAAAACAAATACCTTTCTCACGTTCCTCATCAGCTATTTTTGGATCAAAGTATTCTTGTTGCTCTAATTCTTTCTTTGCCCTCTCAGCATCATTGAGCTTTTTCAAAGTGTCAGGGTTACGGTGCTCAGTTAGGGCTTTTTGGAAAGTCTCAATAGCAGGTTCATAGTCCTTGGAGCATTTGGCAAGCTTCACAAGTGCAGTACCTTTCCTGGTCAATGCTCTTGCAATCATTTTGAAGTCGGAATGAAGCTCTCTGCCTCGTTCAACAGCTTTATCACAATCCTTTATACATTCTTGGTACTGCAAGTCAATATAAAATTGTTAGCATTTATTACATGTAAGAACAACACAAGTTGGTCTACCACTCTGCAAAATTGAAATAAGAAACATTAAGGTTTTGAAACATctcaatgcattatgaaaagtctCAGTTGAAATGGAAAGGAGAAAAAAGGACACAGTCTAACAAATGTCCAGACAACGCACTAATATTTGACACTGTTTACAAAGACACCATTGACAGTGCTCATCAATTCAAGAATAAGATTGAAGGATGCCAAATTGTAAGTCAGTACTAAAGCTTTTCTGAATTTCTTGCATGTCATCTCAAACGTTCAACAAGAAGGAGTAGAACTGATTAGACCACATTAAGGCGTACAACTAAACTACTGCACACAGAATATAAGAGGAACAATGATAAGAGAAGGAATGCCAGTAATCCTTCTAAACAACTAATAAACCTTTGAAAGTTGGAGTTTGGAAACAATGACAAGCCATATAGATATGTTATATTCACCGTTGTTGTTACCATAAAGATGATAGGAATGACTCAAAGCAAGCTAGAAACCAATTTTTGATGCCAAAGCTTTTCCATCCCATATATACCATGCAAAATCATATGATTAAAACAAACCACAAAGAGTCATATGAAGCCAACCCAAAAACATCAACAACAGCAAACCCCTATGTCCATATCATTTGAAAACAGAACCTCAAGCACAACCAACTAATGTCAAATTGGTAACGTAGAAAGTAGGGTGACTGCACATCTTCATGGTACACATCAAAATGATTGAGAATTTGAAAATGAAGCTCCTAAGTTTTGTTGTTTATTCTCTATGAAGCCCAACACCATAGCATTCAGTATGATAACCAACACCATAAATGCTTCAATGTctctaagtaaaaaaaaaagaaaagacttgAGTGCTTTAATATGGGTCCAAATGCTTCTAGATACAAGATAATTATTCCACTGAAATTGAACTGTACGAACGTCCATCCTCGTCGATTAAGGTTTGAGTTAATCACTTGCACCAAAGAAATGAATCTACCAGTCACTAATTTTAAATCTTTGACCTGTGTGTATATTCAGTCAGAAAATGTTTCAATTTATCTATAGTACAATGCACAGAAATTATTTTAGTCTATAAAAGCATGGCTTCTAACTTTCATGCTCTCAATCAGCAGCTAGTACAGAGCAACAATCACTTCAATATTCAGATGTCAAAAGTCAATAACCAAGTCTAGTGCCAACAGCAAATTTTGTGCACAATCTTATGTGCCAAGATAAAAAACATCTAACAGAACAAAGTAATCTGCAAAGCATATAAAATTAGATCCGCAATTTCACCATTTTCTGAAAAAGTAAACAAACAACTGAATTAAGCTTATACGAGGTCCAAGATATCACCTTTCCCATCTCCAAGTAAACAGCAGCTCTGTTAGTGAGGTAAGAAATGTCCCCATCGTCAAGCTCCATTGCTAGAGTATAATGCTGAATCGCTGTCTCAAAGTCTTTTTTCTTGTAAGCAGCATTACCTAATTCCTTCTCCTTCAGTGCCTCGGCCTTCCTCCTCTTAGCCCCGGTTTCCTCTTCGGCCACCTCCATGGGCTCCGGCTCCGGCTCCGGTTCTGGTGCCTTCTTTGCTGGCTCCGGCTGGGGCTTCGCCTGCTCTGACTCGGGAGATTCACTCGCCATCTCATCCGTGGGTGCCCTCATCTTCACATTGAGAAGAACCCCAATCACCTGCATCATCCTCGGATCCGAGAGATACATGTTGATGTTGTTAGGGTTTTTCTGGATGTCCTGGATCATCTTGACAAAATCCGGTTGTTGCAGGTAGCTCCTGGTAGTCGGATCCGCCGTCAGCTTCGCCCACAACTCCGGCCCCTGAAAGATCTTGCCGAAAGGAGAAGCTCCTTGCGGCGGGGGACCCCGAGAACGAGAGGCGGCAGTGCGGGCATCAGCGAGACCGGCCTTGAGCGCCTGGTTGGCGGGATCGAGCTCGAGGCCCTTCTCGTAGGCGGCGACAGCCTGCTCGGCGTCGCTGAGACCGAGGTGGGCCGCTCCGAGGCGGCCGTAGCCCTTGGCCCAATCAGGCTTGAGCTCGACGGTCTTGCGGGCGTCGGCGAGGGCGGCATCGTAGCGCTGGAGGGAGGCGTAGGCGGCGGAGCGGTTGGAGTAGAGGACGTGGTTGGCGGGGGCGAGGTCGATGGCCTCAGAGAAGTGACGGACAGCTTCGTCGAAGCGGCCGGCGGCGAAGGCCGCGTTGCCCTTGGCTTTCGCGTCCTCGGCCATGGAGGGGGGAACGAAGAGAGTGGCGGCTCCCGATGTGCCTATTGAATATCGAAGGCGGAGGGATGAGACCGAGAACAAAAGGGGCTTATGAAGTCGTGGGAAGGGCGTTCTTCCTGGTTCTGGAATGTTCGGCAGCCGCAGGCCCGAAGGCGAACCGATGGGCTTCCGATGCTTGTCTTCGTGGGCCAAGGTTCGTTCCGTTGACATTAAGCCACAGTAGTTGGGCTGGAAACAGGCCTAAAGAAGTCGGCTCATCTGGTTCGGCCTCTGACCCAACTAGCTAGAGGCCAGAGCCGGCCCAACTCTGGCCCATGCATACCCTTTATACTCCCCTAAATCAATTATTTTGTATATTTAGAATATCAATATATAACAACTTAgttaacatttaatatttttataaatgaacTCGCCAgcatttaaaataattatgagacagccatttatgcaaaacaaaaaggggaaaaagaaatCAAGATTCAATTATATGGGCCGCGAGGGTTCTCAACCGCCAGTATCGAGACGAGGCGAACTCGCCCACCCACTTCTTGATCGCCCATGGCCGACTCTGCCGAGACCGCTGTCGCTGCCTCCGTCGCCGACGCGGTGGATTTGGACCCCAAAGAAGACGACGAGCACGGCTCCAAAG belongs to Musa acuminata AAA Group cultivar baxijiao chromosome BXJ1-11, Cavendish_Baxijiao_AAA, whole genome shotgun sequence and includes:
- the LOC135596871 gene encoding hsp70-Hsp90 organizing protein-like, yielding MAEDAKAKGNAAFAAGRFDEAVRHFSEAIDLAPANHVLYSNRSAAYASLQRYDAALADARKTVELKPDWAKGYGRLGAAHLGLSDAEQAVAAYEKGLELDPANQALKAGLADARTAASRSRGPPPQGASPFGKIFQGPELWAKLTADPTTRSYLQQPDFVKMIQDIQKNPNNINMYLSDPRMMQVIGVLLNVKMRAPTDEMASESPESEQAKPQPEPAKKAPEPEPEPEPMEVAEEETGAKRRKAEALKEKELGNAAYKKKDFETAIQHYTLAMELDDGDISYLTNRAAVYLEMGKYQECIKDCDKAVERGRELHSDFKMIARALTRKGTALVKLAKCSKDYEPAIETFQKALTEHRNPDTLKKLNDAERAKKELEQQEYFDPKIADEEREKGNELFKQQKYPEAVQHYTEALKRNPKDPKVYSNRAACYTKLGALPEGLKDAEKCIDLDPSFSKGYTRKGAVQFFMKEYDKALETYQEGLKHDPNNQELMDGVRSCIEQINKTNRGDISPEELKERQAKAMQDPEIQNILTDPVMRQVLIDFQENPKAAQEHLKNPQVMHKIQKLVSAGIVQMR